Proteins from one Juglans microcarpa x Juglans regia isolate MS1-56 chromosome 1S, Jm3101_v1.0, whole genome shotgun sequence genomic window:
- the LOC121247524 gene encoding uncharacterized protein LOC121247524, producing MSATTINDPMVISAPETQPPAVATKLITQIEVEFAICDCCGLTEECTPAYIARIRERYQGKWICGLCSEAIKDEIMRSERLISTEEAITNHFNFCKTFKSSAPPPNPTVHLIAAMRQILRRSLDSPRGMRSAPTSPVKGDRNIHGPGFPRSGSCIPSLSGS from the coding sequence ATGTCTGCAACAACAATCAACGACCCAATGGTAATATCAGCCCCGGAAACACAACCACCCGCAGTAGCTACCAAACTCATCACCCAAATCGAAGTAGAATTCGCCATATGCGACTGCTGCGGGCTTACCGAGGAGTGCACGCCGGCGTACATAGCGCGCATCCGGGAACGTTACCAGGGAAAATGGATATGCGGTCTATGCTCCGAGGCCATAAAAGACGAGATCATGAGGTCCGAAAGGCTAATTAGCACTGAAGAAGCAATCACGAATCACTTCAACTTCTGTAAAACATTCAAGTCCTCGGCGCCGCCCCCGAATCCCACCGTGCATTTGATAGCTGCCATGAGACAGATTCTTAGGCGCAGTTTGGATTCTCCAAGGGGAATGAGGTCTGCGCCAACTAGTCCGGTGAAAGGTGACCGGAATATTCATGGTCCGGGGTTTCCCAGGTCTGGCAGTTGTATTCCTAGTCTTTCCGGTTCGTGA